AAAGGCTATACCCTCAACGGCGCCAAAGAACACCTGAAAAGCAACCTGGGCGACCATAAAGAAAACCAACGGGTAATTGATTCGCTCGAAAACATCAAAAAATTCCTGCTGGAAGTAAGGGACCAGTTGTAGATATCCTCCTAAAACATATCTTTATTGTTTTCTATATCATAAATGATCGCGAATCATAAAGGCGAGATCCCGTTTGTTGTATTGCTCCTGCCCTTTTTATCAGGGATATCCTTAGGTATCGGCTTTATGACAGCCTCATACCTGCCTCTACTTTGGAGCATTTTCGGCGGGCTGAGTATTGCATTTATCTTCCTGAATTTAGCCTACCAACGACTGGCTATTTATAAAAACAGGTGGCTTGGCGGGGTATTAATCGCATTCATCCTGTTTTTGGCAGGCTGCATCGCCGCAATCAATAACAACGAGTTGAACAATGGGCAACATTTTTCCAGATGGCCGGCGCAATATCTTTCGATAAAAGTTACCACCGAACCGCAGCTCAAAAACGGCCTGCTAAGATTTACGGCAACAGTTGGGCAAAGCATTAACAATAAGCAATTAAAACCCGTTACCGGCACCTTGCTGGTCACCATTAAAGACAGTGCAGCCATATCCCTGCAATACGGCGATGAGTTAGTTATCCCGGCCAAATATAACCCTATCGATCCCCCTTTTAACCCAGGAGAATTCAATTACAAAAAATACCTGGCGCATCAAAATATATACTACCAGGCATTTTTATACCCGGAGATGTACCGGGTTGTAATGCATGGTACCGGCAACCCGCTCATCGCGTTTTCGCTGCGTTTACGGCAGCAAATGATTAACCGGTTTAAGCAGCAAATGCATGACCCTGGTGCCATAGCCGTAGCATCAACCCTTATACTTGGTTACAAAGCCGATTTGAGTACCGATATTTTGCAGGCTTATTCAAAAACAGGTACCATCCATGTTTTATCGGTTTCGGGTGCGCACGTGGCCATCATTTATATTCTGTTACAATTTACGCTTGGCTTTTTAAACGGCTACCGGCATGGCCGGGTAATAAAAGCGGTTATCATTATCGCGCTAATCTGGTACTATTCGCTGCTCAGCGGCTTCTCACCTGCCGTTTGCCGGGCAGCGGTGATGATCAGTATGGTTATTATTGGTAAAACCTATGCGCGATATATCAATTTACTCAACATCCTGGCGGTATCGGCATTCGCGCTGTTGTTGTACAACCCGCTTTTAATAACAGATGTTGGTTTCCAGTTATCGTACCTGGCTGTAGCCGGGCTGGTGGTTTTACAGCCGGTTGTTTATCAATGGCTGGAGTTTAAAAATAAATGGGCCAATAAAGTTTGGATGGCTTGCTCGGTATCAATAGCGGCGCAGGTTATTACATTTCCGTTAAGCGCATTGTATTTTCACCAGTTCCCGGTTTATTTTTTGCTGAGTAACCTGCTCATTATTATACCTACATCGGTTATTATGTATAGCGGTGTTGCCTACCTGGCGCTTTCATGGGTGCCCCTACTATCAACTTTACAGGCGCGGCTATTGGAGTACACCATCCTGTTCATGAATAAAGCACTGGCAATTATTGAACATACACCTTTTGCCGGCATTGGTAAAATATGGCTTACCGTGCCGGAGTATTTACTGCTTTATGTAATCATTATAAGCGCGTTTTACTATTTGTATAATAAAAAAATATGGCTTATAAAGCTTAGCCTGGCCAGCCTGCTGCTATTTGCCACAAGCATCAGCCTGAAAAGGTACCGGGCCGAAAACACCCATTCTATCGCTTTTTTAAACCTGCGTAAAAACACGGGCATTGTATTTAAAAACGGCAGCAGCGCGATTGTACTTACCAACCTTGCCGATACTGATAAAAATTACAAATATTCGGTACAACCTTATTTAGATAGCGCACAGGTGCAGCATATCAGCATTATTGGATTAGGCCAAAACATCAGTTCAACATGGTTTAAAAAACGCGGCGCGTTAATGCAGTTTTATAATAAAAGGTTAATTATATTTGATAAGCATTTACAAAACCAGCAGCTACCGGGCAAACTGATGACCAATTATTTATATATTACCGGTAACCCGCACACCAATTTACAGGAGGTAAATAGCAACTATGGCTACCAAACATTGATCATTGATGGCAGTAACAGTAGCCAAACCATTGAAAGATTTGCGGCAACTGCAAAAACGTTGAGCATACACTATAAAATATTAAAACGTAACAATTCACTTATTACCGTATCTAATTAACAACATTAAACTAACTGCCAATAAATTTGTCTTTAAGTTAAAAACAGGTAAATTGGTAATAATCAAATTAAAACAATGAGCATAAAAACTTTAAGTATTGCTTTGGGCCTTGCCCTTACGGCAACCGCAATGAGTGCAAACGCACAAAAAAAGTACAGCGAGGGCGTTATAGATTTCACTACCCAGATGATGGGACGCCCCGTTGAAGCTAAAAACTATTTCAGGGCCGATTCAAGTGCATTTGCTTTTTCAAACGGACCGGCCAATATCAAAATTTTAACAAACGCCGATGCTACATCGATGGTGGTTTTGGTTGATGTAGCTGTTGCCAACATTAAAAAAGCGGCAGTAGCCAGTCCGGATGATATTGACCAGGCAATGGCAGCTTTACCACAATTTACTTTTGCCCCGGGCACCGAAACTAAGGTTATCAATGGCTTTAACTGTAAAAAAGTGGTTGCTACCGATAAAAAAACCAGCAAAACTTACGACATATGGATTACCAATGATATTGAAATACCTTCTACTGGTATAGCCAAATATTACGCGGGCATCGGTGGTTTCCCGGTGCAGTATACTTCATTTGCACAAGGCCAGTCAACTGAGGTTACGGTTAAAAGTGTAACCGAGCAAAAACTACCTGCCGGCACCTTTGGTATCCCCGCCGATTTTGAAAAAATCACGATGGACGATTTGAAAGCCATGCGCGGCGGCAGGTAAGCAATTACTTTAACAAAAAGCTAAAGGTTTCTTAACATTGCAGTAAAGTACTTACTTTTGTACCCCTGTATGTTAAGAAACCTTTTTAGTTTAGTCAGATTTTTTTTATTCTGGTTATTGTTCTTCGCAATAACCCGTTTGGCGTTTGAGCTATATTTTCTGCCTAAGCTTAAAGATGCCGGGCTAAGCGACATTATACAGACCTATTTTTACGGCCTCCGGCTTGATGCTTCGGCAGCAGCCTATATCAGCGCCATCCCCCTGTTGGTTTTCCTGGTTAACTGGTGCATACCAAAAACGCATGTTAAACCTATCTGGCTTAAAGTATATGTTTGGGTTTGCCTGTTTTTTATCTCGTTAAATACCGGGCTCAATTTCAACATTTTCCGCGAGTGGGGCACCAAAGTGGTGTTCAGGGTATTTAAATCATTGTACGACGCACCGTCCGAAGCATTTGCCTCAACAGGATCATCACCGGTGGGCAGGAGCGTTTTTATATGTATTATAATATTGGCATCGGGTATCTTCCTGTCATTAAAGATCATTGATTTTAACTTTAAAAAGCCCGTGCTCGAACCCAGGCTAAAAGCCGTGGTTATAGCCTTACTGCTTTTTTCCAACTTTTTGCTCATGAGGGGCGGTTTACAACCAGTACCTGTCGATCAAAACTCAGCCTATTTTTCTGATCATGAATTTTTAAACCAGGCAGCTCTTAATACCGAATGGAACCTGTTTAACAACGTAGTTGAAAACCTTGGCCGCCCGTACAACCCATTTGTATTTATGCAGCCAAACAATGCTACCCGGCTTGTGCAGGAGGCTTATAGTTATAATAGTGACAGCACGGAAAACATACTTACCACCAACAGGCCAAACATTGTCATTATCCAGATAGAGAGCTATACTGCCGATGTGATTGAGTCATTAGGGGGCGATAAAGGCGTAGCGCCCAATTTTGAAAAATTCATTAAAAACGGCATCCTGTTCAACAACATTTATTCATCTGCCGACAGGACCGACAAAGGCATCGTATCTATCATGAGCGGCTTTCCGTCGCAGGCTATTCGTACCATTGTTGCCGATACTTTAAAAAATAAAAAGCTGCCGGCCATAGCGTCATCGCTTAAGACGGCGGGCTATCCAACATCATATTTTTACGGCGGCAAAAGCAATTACATGCATTTTGACCTGTTTATGAAAAACCACCAGGTTGATCATATTACCGACGAAGCCGCCTTTGATCAAAACCTGGTAAAAACCCAATGGGGTGTTTATGACGATGTGCTTTTTGCTAAACACCTGGATTTTGCCCAACAACAAAAGCAGCCTTTTTTTACCTACCTGCAAACATCAACCAATCACGAGCCTTTTGTGCTGCCCGTAAAAGGACATTTTCCGGAAGACGATGAGGCGGGTGATGCCAGCAATAAGTTCAGGAGTACCGCCTACTTTACCGACTCATGCCTCAACTCCTATTTTGAACAAGCTAAAAAGCAGGCCTGGTATAAAAACACCCTGTTTATTTTAGTAGCCGACCATGGCCACCGCCTGCCACGCAATGTATCTGAAGCTTATAACCCTGTAAAATACCATATCCCGCTGCTGTTTCTTGGCGAAGTAATAAAACCCGAATACAGAGGCAAAAAAATCAATAAACTGGGCGGACAAACTGATATTGCCGCCACCCTGCTTACCCAGCTTGGCCTGCCCCATCAACAGTTTAAATGGTCGAAAGATTTGCTTAACCCTACCACCAAAGATTTTGCTTTTTTTGACTGGGACAATGGCTTTTGTTTTATGGCACCCCAACAAGTGGTGTCATACGATAATTCAGGCCGCAGGATAGTTTACACCGGCAATAAAAACGCTGATGCGAAGACTACCGATAATGTACTTTTATACGGCAAGGCCTTTTTGCAGGAGGTATATACGGAGTATATGAGTTACTAAACCAACCGTTTGCGGGGTTAACAGGATTTTTTCTGAACCGGAATTTTTAGAATTAAAGAATTGGCAGAATTTAGATTAATAAATGCGCTATATTGATTGCTCCGGGTTTGCTTTTTTATTTTTAATAGCCGTAATTTGAATATGCCTACAGAAGAAGAATTAGACGAATTGGAAGATATTCGGTTATATGACGAAGTGAAATTACTTAACGAACCCTCCATCCCAATTGAAGACGCATTCAAAATACTCGATGAAAAACGTCGGATTTCGTCAGCAGGCCAATTAAAAAATTCTGCACATTCCTAAATTCAACAAATTCCGGTTCAGAAATAAATTTTGAATTTTAACTTTTGAATTTTGAATTTAACGAAGCTCCCAACTGCTTCACCCACATTTCAAACAACCTGGTTTCAAAAGCTACCGCTTTATTGGCGTGTTTTTCCCAATCGGGCGAGAATTTGTGCAGCTGGTTAAGCATTTCTTCCAGGTGCCCTTCTTCTTCCAGGATAATTGATTTTACGTTTACTTTGCTGCCCGCTTCGTCAAGGGCCGATTGGTAAATGGGGTAAAGTTCATCGGCACGAACTTCAATAGCATAGGTTACAAGCAAATAAGCCGCAAAACGAAGTTCGGGGCCTGTAAGGTTCAATTCGCTTTTAAGATAGCGGCAAACATCAATATCCAGTTGGTTTAAGTAGTATTTGCTTGAGCCCGGGGCCAGCAGGTATTCGGCAGCGTAGGTTGGCAGCTCAACACCTGTTTTTTCCAGTTGTTTTTTGAGGTAAAAGGCATGGCGATGCTCTTCGGCAGCATGTTTCAAGATAATATAGGTCACCGTAAGCGGGTCTTCACTGGCCGAAATTTTGCGGGCCCCGGTGTTTTCCATCAGCGACAGCGTGTTCAGCCAGCGGGAGTGCAACTGGTTATCGGCTATTATTTGCGGTAGAAGTTTGTTTAATAACATGTTATATTTCTTGTAATGCCTGCTCTATTTTGCTGTAAACATACTGTAGTTCATCATCAGTAATGCAATACGGCGGTAAAATGTAAATTACGTTGCCCAGGGGGCGTAATATAACACCGGCAGTTAAAAAGTAATGGTATAATTTATCGCGAAGCGAGCTGAAATAAGAGGTATTATCCCCTGTTTCCCACTCCATTGCCAGTATGGTACCGGTTTGCCTCAGGTTTTTTATTTTAGGGTGATGTTTAATTTTACCGGCAAACAATGCATGCGCGTTAACTATCCGTTCAATATTTGCGGCTGTTTGGGGTTGTTCAAACAAATCCAGGCTTGCCAGTGCCGATGCGCAGGCTATAGGATTGGCGGTAAACGAATGGCCGTGAAAAAGCGTTTTCAACCGATCATCAGATAAAAAAGCATCGTAGATGTGCTTGCTACAGGTTGTTAAGCCTAATGCCATGGTGCCACCCGTTAAGCCTTTTGAAAAGCACATAATATCGGGCTGTACATTAAGATAATCGCATGCAAATGACTTTCCTGTGCGGCCAAACCCGGTGAAAATCTCGTCGTCAATCATCAGCACACCTTCCTGTTTGCAATGGGCCATCAGTTCATTCAAGTATTCGGCCTCGTACATCAGCATGCCTGCAGATCCCTGCACCAGTGGCTCGAAAATAAAACAAGCCAGTTGAGATTTGAGGTGTGAGATTTGAGATTTGAGACTTTGGATGTTTTCTTTGTTGGGGGTATCAATAAATTCGACCTCGAACAATAAACTATCAAAGGCTTTTGTAAATGCGCTGCGGCCGCTTACAGCCATGGCACCAAAGGTATCGCCGTGGTAGGCATTGTTAAAAGCCAGTATTTTGGTGCGTTGCTGGCCGTTGTTATTCCAGTATTGCAGGCACATTTTTATGGCTACTTCGATGGCGGTTGAACCATTATCTGAGTAAAATGCTTTTTGCTGGTTATCGGGTAAATGGGTCAATAACCGCTCGGCTAATTCAACAGCGCCTTCATGGGTAAAGCCGGCGAAGATCACATGCTCCAGTTTCTGCAGTTGTTCGGCCACTTTTTTGGCGATATAAGGATGCGCGTGCCCATGAATGTTTACCCACCAGGACGATACGGCATCAATATATTGTTTGCCCGTTTCATCAAACAATAAAGCACCCGCCCCCCTTACAATGGGTACAGGCGGCGCCGCGGTTTTCATTTGGGTATAGGGGTGCCAGATAACTTTAAGGTCACGTTCGGTAAGGTTCATAACTCATCCTGTAAAAGTTCAACTACGCGCTTATCTGTAGGGAATACAAAATCGGCTATACTTAGGGCAGTTAAGTTTATCCACCTGAATGACTGCAGCACTTCGCCTTCGCCGTCAAAATCAAAGGCTATGGTTTTGGTAACTAAATTTACCGGGCTTATGCTCCGTACCAAATAGTAAACGCTGATGACCTGCGAATTGTTAAAGGCCGATTTCACAAAAAAATCGGTTGTATAAAAATGCCCTACAATTTCAATTTCCAGGTTACACTCCTCCATAAATTCGCGCTTCAGGCCGTCAACCAGGCCTTCGCCCAATTCAAGGCCACCGCCGGGGAATTTGGTAAACTGCATCCCATATTCCTGCTCATCGCTTACCAGCAATTCGTCGTTATCATTAAGCAACAGGCCGTAAACCCTTACATTAAAATACGTCATTATTCAAAGTGTTTTTTATTTCGTACTACAATATCCATGGTCCACTCAATGGTTTCTGTTTTGGCCTCGCTCCTGATGGGGCAATTGGGCATGCTGCAATAGTGGCAGCAATTGGGCAAACATGGGTCGGTATGAATAAATAGTTCGGTTTTTATACCTACCTCCTGGTTAATCATTTTATCAACCAACGATACCTCGGTATGCACCGTATTCAAATCAAAATAACTGGGTAGCGTAAGGTGGCAGTCAATATGCAGTTCATGACCATATTTTTGAGCACGCAGGTTATGCACATCAATCCAGGCATCGCGGCGTTTATCGCTTAGTACTTTTATTACCTCGTTAACTACATCTATGTCGGCCTCGTCCATAAGTCCGCCTACAGAGCGGCGTACCAGTTTGTAGGCGCTATAAATTAAATACAAGGCTACCAAAATTGATAACGCGCTATCAAGCCATATTAAACCCACAAAATGAATCAGTAGTAAACCTGCCACCAGGCCAATGCTGGTTACCATGTCGGCTATTAAATGACGCCCGTCGGCATCGAGCGTTATCGACCGCAATACTTTCCCCTTATAAATCATATAATAACCCAAAGCGCCGTTAACAGCGCCCGTGGCACCAATAATAACCGCGCCGGTGAGCAAATCATGAATATTTTCGGGATGAATTAAACTATATATCGATTTTCCGATAATGATGAGCCCGGCAATGCCTATAAGCGATCCTTCGATAAATACCGAAAAGTACTCTACCTTGCCATGCCCGTAGGGGTGATTTTCGTCGCGAGGCTGTGCAGCAAGGTAAATGCTAAAAAAAGCGAAGGAACTGGCAATTACATTAACAATACTTTCGGCGGCATCACTTAATACAAAATTGGAACCGGTTAAAAAGTAAGCCCCGAATTTCGCCATCATCAACACTATACCCGTAATCAGCGAAATTAATATGATCCTTTTTTGTTCCTTCAAAACAATCTTTATTAGGCAGCAAATTTATAAATAACAAGCGTAAGTAGCAGTAAAGTTATTTTCTATATTTGCCGCGATAACATAATTTATATGAGCGCATTAAGTAACCGGATAAATAACCTGTCCGAATCAGCAACAATTAAAATGGCCAAATTGGGCCGTGAACTTGCCGCAAAAGGCGTGGATGTAATCAGTTTGAGCTTTGGCGAGCCTGATTTTCATACCCCTGAACACATTAAAGAAGCTGCCAAGCAGGCCATGGATAAAAACTTTACCTACTACACACCCGTAGCAGGCTATCCTGAACTGCGTAAGGCTGTTGTTGCCAAACTGAAGAACGAAAACGGACTTGATTATGATTTTAGCCAGATAGTAGTTTCAACCGGTGCCAAACAAGCCATTGCCAACGCGGTATTGTGTTTGGTTAATCCGGGCGAAGAAGTAATTATCCCTACCCCTTACTGGGTATCGTACAGCGAGGTGGTTAAACTGGCCGAAGGCGTAAGTGTTTTTATAAACACTACTGTTGAACAAAACTTTAAAATTACCCCTGAGCAATTAGAGGCAGCCATAACCCCTAAAACCAAATTGTTTATGTTCTCGTCGCCTTGTAACCCCACGGGCAGCGTTTACAGTAAGGATGAATTGGAAGGCCTGGCCAAAGTGTTTGAAAAACACCCGCATGTATATATTTTAAGCGACGAGATTTATGAGCACATTAACTACGTTGATAAACATGAATCAATAGCGCAGTTTGATTATATTAAAGATCGTGTGATCATCATCAACGGCTGGTCGAAAGCATTTGCCATGACCGGTTGGAGAATTGGTTACACGGCATCAAACAAAGAGATAGCCATTGCCTGCGATAAAATGCAGGGACAAATAACCTCTGGTACCTGCTCTATAACCCAACGTGCCGGTGTTGCCGCTTACGAAGGTGGTTTAGAAACTGTACTGGAAATGCGCGCCGCATTTAAAAAACGCCGCGATATAGTATACAAGTTACTAAGCGAAATTGAAGGGTTAAAAGTAAACCTGCCGGATGGCGCTTTCTATTTCTTCCCCGAGGTAACTTCGTTCTTTGGTAAAAGCTATAATGGCAAAACCATTAAAGATGCTGATGAACTGAGCATTTATCTTTTAGAAGAAGCCCATGTTGCCACCGTTGGCGGCGATTCGTTTGGCGACCCTACTGCTATCCGTTTATCGTACGCTGCGGCCGAAGATAAGCTAATTGAAGCCGTAAGAAGGATTAAAGAAGCGCTGGGGAAACTGGTATAAGATGTGCAGATTTCAGATTTTAAATGTGCAGATGAAATAATTAATTTGAAGATTTGAAAATGAAGAACGTTTCAACTTAAATTCTGCTAATTCACTAATTCTGTAAATTCTGATTCAGACAATAACAAGAAAGCCCCTCATCATCACGACGAGGGGCTTTCCTGTTATTACTGGAGTTTTGGATATTACAAGCCAAACCCGTAAGCTACACGCAAACCTACCAGGCCATAGTTGCTACCCTGGCCCGAGAAGTTTTCATAACGTGCTCCTATATCCCATGATTTGGTTGCATAACCTAAACCGGGTGAAAGGATCAGCTTAGTGTTTTTATCGCCACCCGCTACAGTTGGATGAACTTCAAAGCCTGCACCAGCTTCGCCTGCAAGATAAAAACCATCAGACACGAATGCTTTAACACCAGCTTTAACAGGGATCATACCCAATGATCTGGCCTTAAAGGTTGATGTGGCAGTACCCGTTGGTGTAGTTACCGAAGTAGTGTAAGTTTTACCAAAGAAATTATAGTAACCCGAAGTTAGCGTTAAGGCCACATTGTTGTTTACACCATATTGTAAACGTCCTGTACCACCTAATTCAAATTTTGAATAATCATGAATGTCGCCGGTTGGTATACCAGCTTCAACACCGATACCAAAGCGTAATTTGTTGGCTGGGGTTGTTTGAGCATTAACATTTGTTCCGACGAATATAGCTGCTGCTGTAAAAGCGCCTGCTATAACTTTTGTCACTGTTTTCATAGTTGTAATTTTTAGTAAATAGTCCGCGGTTTTATTGCCGCGTTGATACCCCTTTTACAAATACTTTGCCATTGTAGCATTTTTTGGCGCTTGTGAGATTGGCATGACTATTCAAAAATCAATTCTTACAACAGGTATGTTACAAAAAACATGTGCTTAGATATTGATTATCAGCACACTATTTCACTCTCAAATACCAACTTTTTATCTATTTATGAAATAAACTTAACATCAAATTAATGTTCAGAAAACAGGAGCACTACTGTTCAGCATAGTGTATCCTATTAAAGAATTTCTGTTTGGTTTAAACTAAAATGATGTAAAAACAGCCGTCCGCAGCGAGCTATATGGCTTTGCCAAAAACAAAAAAGAGAGGTTTTGAGCCTCTCCTATTTTAATTTTACTTATCATCTATAATTACCTGTCGGTGTTTCATTCCCCAATCGGCCAGGTTGTTGATAATAGTCTGCAGTGTTTGTCCGTACTCGGTCAGGTTATATTGAACGGTTACAGGCTGAGTGTCTAAAACAGTCCGCTTTATCAGCTTATTTACTTCCAGCTCCTTTAATTCCTTACTCAGCATCTTGTTTGATATGCCGTTTACGTCGTTCAAAATATCAGAGAACCTTCTTTTATTATAATAGCAGATAGATGAGATAATGGAGATTTTCCATTTGCCGTTCAGCACGTCCATTGCATCATGCACGGCCATAATTTCTTTTTTGTGCCCTGGCACACATACATAGTCAGCCATAAGTTACCTTGTTACCCAAATGTTACTGTTACTTTTAGTTACAAAGTAACTAAAATAAATTTCTATATCCTAAGTTTGCTTCGTAAATATTAAAAAAATAAGTCATGAACTTTAAAGGTAAAAATGTAGTTATAACCGGGGGTAGCACCGGAATTGGATTAGCAACCGCAAAAGCATTTATCAATGCCGGGGCAAACGTTTGGATTACCAGCAGAAGTGCCGGTAATATGCAAAAAGCTGCCACGGAGATCGACAGCCCAAATTTGCAAACCGTAGTGTCGGACACTTCAAAACTGGCAGAGATTTCGATTCTTGAAAAAGCAGTTACTGCAAGCGGAAACAAATTAGACGTACTTTTCCTTAACGCAGGAATAGCTGTTTTTGCCCCAATTGAACAGGCAACAGAGGCAGATTTTGACGCCCAATTTAACACCAATGTGAAAGGCCT
The genomic region above belongs to Mucilaginibacter sp. KACC 22773 and contains:
- the bioA gene encoding adenosylmethionine--8-amino-7-oxononanoate transaminase, with protein sequence MNLTERDLKVIWHPYTQMKTAAPPVPIVRGAGALLFDETGKQYIDAVSSWWVNIHGHAHPYIAKKVAEQLQKLEHVIFAGFTHEGAVELAERLLTHLPDNQQKAFYSDNGSTAIEVAIKMCLQYWNNNGQQRTKILAFNNAYHGDTFGAMAVSGRSAFTKAFDSLLFEVEFIDTPNKENIQSLKSQISHLKSQLACFIFEPLVQGSAGMLMYEAEYLNELMAHCKQEGVLMIDDEIFTGFGRTGKSFACDYLNVQPDIMCFSKGLTGGTMALGLTTCSKHIYDAFLSDDRLKTLFHGHSFTANPIACASALASLDLFEQPQTAANIERIVNAHALFAGKIKHHPKIKNLRQTGTILAMEWETGDNTSYFSSLRDKLYHYFLTAGVILRPLGNVIYILPPYCITDDELQYVYSKIEQALQEI
- a CDS encoding winged helix-turn-helix transcriptional regulator; this translates as MADYVCVPGHKKEIMAVHDAMDVLNGKWKISIISSICYYNKRRFSDILNDVNGISNKMLSKELKELEVNKLIKRTVLDTQPVTVQYNLTEYGQTLQTIINNLADWGMKHRQVIIDDK
- a CDS encoding LTA synthase family protein produces the protein MAFELYFLPKLKDAGLSDIIQTYFYGLRLDASAAAYISAIPLLVFLVNWCIPKTHVKPIWLKVYVWVCLFFISLNTGLNFNIFREWGTKVVFRVFKSLYDAPSEAFASTGSSPVGRSVFICIIILASGIFLSLKIIDFNFKKPVLEPRLKAVVIALLLFSNFLLMRGGLQPVPVDQNSAYFSDHEFLNQAALNTEWNLFNNVVENLGRPYNPFVFMQPNNATRLVQEAYSYNSDSTENILTTNRPNIVIIQIESYTADVIESLGGDKGVAPNFEKFIKNGILFNNIYSSADRTDKGIVSIMSGFPSQAIRTIVADTLKNKKLPAIASSLKTAGYPTSYFYGGKSNYMHFDLFMKNHQVDHITDEAAFDQNLVKTQWGVYDDVLFAKHLDFAQQQKQPFFTYLQTSTNHEPFVLPVKGHFPEDDEAGDASNKFRSTAYFTDSCLNSYFEQAKKQAWYKNTLFILVADHGHRLPRNVSEAYNPVKYHIPLLFLGEVIKPEYRGKKINKLGGQTDIAATLLTQLGLPHQQFKWSKDLLNPTTKDFAFFDWDNGFCFMAPQQVVSYDNSGRRIVYTGNKNADAKTTDNVLLYGKAFLQEVYTEYMSY
- a CDS encoding cation diffusion facilitator family transporter, which encodes MKEQKRIILISLITGIVLMMAKFGAYFLTGSNFVLSDAAESIVNVIASSFAFFSIYLAAQPRDENHPYGHGKVEYFSVFIEGSLIGIAGLIIIGKSIYSLIHPENIHDLLTGAVIIGATGAVNGALGYYMIYKGKVLRSITLDADGRHLIADMVTSIGLVAGLLLIHFVGLIWLDSALSILVALYLIYSAYKLVRRSVGGLMDEADIDVVNEVIKVLSDKRRDAWIDVHNLRAQKYGHELHIDCHLTLPSYFDLNTVHTEVSLVDKMINQEVGIKTELFIHTDPCLPNCCHYCSMPNCPIRSEAKTETIEWTMDIVVRNKKHFE
- a CDS encoding pyridoxal phosphate-dependent aminotransferase; its protein translation is MSALSNRINNLSESATIKMAKLGRELAAKGVDVISLSFGEPDFHTPEHIKEAAKQAMDKNFTYYTPVAGYPELRKAVVAKLKNENGLDYDFSQIVVSTGAKQAIANAVLCLVNPGEEVIIPTPYWVSYSEVVKLAEGVSVFINTTVEQNFKITPEQLEAAITPKTKLFMFSSPCNPTGSVYSKDELEGLAKVFEKHPHVYILSDEIYEHINYVDKHESIAQFDYIKDRVIIINGWSKAFAMTGWRIGYTASNKEIAIACDKMQGQITSGTCSITQRAGVAAYEGGLETVLEMRAAFKKRRDIVYKLLSEIEGLKVNLPDGAFYFFPEVTSFFGKSYNGKTIKDADELSIYLLEEAHVATVGGDSFGDPTAIRLSYAAAEDKLIEAVRRIKEALGKLV
- a CDS encoding NUDIX domain-containing protein, translating into MTYFNVRVYGLLLNDNDELLVSDEQEYGMQFTKFPGGGLELGEGLVDGLKREFMEECNLEIEIVGHFYTTDFFVKSAFNNSQVISVYYLVRSISPVNLVTKTIAFDFDGEGEVLQSFRWINLTALSIADFVFPTDKRVVELLQDEL
- a CDS encoding ComEC/Rec2 family competence protein, with the translated sequence MIANHKGEIPFVVLLLPFLSGISLGIGFMTASYLPLLWSIFGGLSIAFIFLNLAYQRLAIYKNRWLGGVLIAFILFLAGCIAAINNNELNNGQHFSRWPAQYLSIKVTTEPQLKNGLLRFTATVGQSINNKQLKPVTGTLLVTIKDSAAISLQYGDELVIPAKYNPIDPPFNPGEFNYKKYLAHQNIYYQAFLYPEMYRVVMHGTGNPLIAFSLRLRQQMINRFKQQMHDPGAIAVASTLILGYKADLSTDILQAYSKTGTIHVLSVSGAHVAIIYILLQFTLGFLNGYRHGRVIKAVIIIALIWYYSLLSGFSPAVCRAAVMISMVIIGKTYARYINLLNILAVSAFALLLYNPLLITDVGFQLSYLAVAGLVVLQPVVYQWLEFKNKWANKVWMACSVSIAAQVITFPLSALYFHQFPVYFLLSNLLIIIPTSVIMYSGVAYLALSWVPLLSTLQARLLEYTILFMNKALAIIEHTPFAGIGKIWLTVPEYLLLYVIIISAFYYLYNKKIWLIKLSLASLLLFATSISLKRYRAENTHSIAFLNLRKNTGIVFKNGSSAIVLTNLADTDKNYKYSVQPYLDSAQVQHISIIGLGQNISSTWFKKRGALMQFYNKRLIIFDKHLQNQQLPGKLMTNYLYITGNPHTNLQEVNSNYGYQTLIIDGSNSSQTIERFAATAKTLSIHYKILKRNNSLITVSN